One genomic region from Streptomyces venezuelae encodes:
- a CDS encoding peptidase inhibitor family I36 protein has translation MRIKRALAAALTVGSLTLLTAPVADARVAVPETRAAVAPAAVPAPDGFLYAWEHPHAGGAHCKWSGPNGNWAGCQNKISDIWNNGFPGRSEDVKLFRGVSWTGSWVCLHQGHSIPDLGAHGLRFFGPGEGQGEPVNDRVGSHLWVDAC, from the coding sequence ATGCGTATCAAGCGTGCCCTCGCGGCGGCACTCACCGTCGGATCCCTCACCCTGCTGACCGCCCCGGTGGCCGATGCCCGCGTCGCCGTCCCCGAGACCAGGGCGGCCGTCGCGCCGGCGGCGGTCCCCGCACCGGACGGCTTCCTCTACGCCTGGGAGCACCCCCACGCGGGCGGAGCCCACTGCAAGTGGAGCGGGCCCAACGGCAACTGGGCGGGCTGCCAGAACAAGATCTCGGACATCTGGAACAACGGCTTCCCCGGCCGTAGCGAGGACGTCAAGCTCTTCCGCGGCGTCTCCTGGACCGGCTCGTGGGTCTGCCTCCACCAGGGGCACTCCATTCCCGACCTCGGCGCCCACGGCCTGAGGTTCTTCGGCCCGGGCGAGGGCCAGGGCGAGCCCGTCAACGACCGGGTCGGCTCCCACCTCTGGGTCGACGCCTGCTGA
- a CDS encoding AzlD domain-containing protein, giving the protein MSLWIAIGAIALISFAFKAIGPAVLGGRELPVRTRSVLALVAPALLAGFIVTAFAGPGWSAVDLTLLGGLATVAVLRHYRAPLPVTLLGAVAVTALLRLWTS; this is encoded by the coding sequence ATGAGCCTCTGGATCGCCATCGGCGCCATCGCCCTGATCAGCTTCGCCTTCAAGGCCATCGGCCCGGCGGTCCTGGGCGGCCGCGAACTGCCCGTACGCACCCGGTCCGTACTCGCCCTCGTGGCACCGGCCCTGCTCGCGGGCTTCATCGTGACGGCCTTCGCCGGACCGGGCTGGAGCGCCGTGGACCTCACCCTGCTCGGCGGCCTCGCGACCGTGGCCGTCCTCCGCCACTACCGGGCACCGCTGCCAGTGACCCTCCTGGGCGCGGTGGCCGTCACCGCGCTCCTCCGCCTCTGGACGTCATGA
- a CDS encoding AzlC family ABC transporter permease encodes MDNSLPAPRGVATPRERFRSGLEVGAGLAAASFLLATSFGALTQAQGWGTLAPILCSVVVFSGSAQFALVAALGTGGGVASAVTAAALINSRFLPMGMAIAGDLRGGRLRRALEGQAVVDGSWAAAHLGGGRFDRYVLFGATAVQWPAWVAGTALGVVVAPEPELLHTLGLDVITPALLVTFLIDEVRKERANRLPALLGAIIAAALILVLPTGPALIGAATAALVALVRPAPRTSARPADADSAAEVAG; translated from the coding sequence ATGGACAACTCCTTGCCGGCGCCACGAGGCGTCGCCACACCCCGAGAGCGCTTCCGCTCCGGACTCGAAGTCGGGGCAGGACTGGCAGCCGCCTCGTTCCTGCTCGCCACCAGCTTCGGCGCGCTGACGCAGGCACAGGGCTGGGGCACCCTCGCGCCGATCCTGTGCTCCGTGGTCGTCTTCTCCGGCTCCGCGCAGTTCGCCCTGGTGGCGGCCCTGGGGACGGGCGGGGGCGTGGCCTCCGCGGTCACCGCCGCGGCCCTCATCAACAGCCGCTTCCTCCCCATGGGCATGGCCATCGCCGGCGACCTGCGCGGCGGCCGGCTGCGCAGGGCCCTGGAAGGCCAGGCGGTGGTGGACGGCTCCTGGGCGGCGGCGCACCTCGGCGGCGGACGGTTCGACCGGTACGTGCTCTTCGGCGCGACCGCTGTCCAGTGGCCGGCCTGGGTCGCAGGGACCGCGCTCGGTGTCGTCGTCGCCCCTGAACCGGAGCTCCTGCACACCCTCGGGCTGGACGTCATCACCCCCGCCCTGCTCGTGACGTTCCTGATCGACGAGGTCCGCAAGGAGCGGGCCAACCGGCTGCCGGCCCTGCTCGGCGCGATCATCGCGGCAGCGCTGATACTGGTCCTGCCCACCGGACCGGCCTTGATCGGCGCGGCCACCGCCGCCCTCGTCGCCCTCGTCAGACCCGCCCCGAGGACATCGGCCCGTCCGGCCGACGCCGACTCGGCAGCCGAGGTGGCCGGATGA